CCACGGATACCATAATTGCAATGCATAAGGAGTGGTTTTCTTATTTTCCTGCTTTTTCAAAAGATATGTGTGTGGATTGGGGAATGCTTCATAGGGGCAGCGTCATGATACGCAATGATGCAGCAATGAATATATCAGGAGACTGCTATGAAGAATTTGTTCAGCGCTATGATCAGCAGATTCTGGATGCATTCGAAGGCGGAGCAATTCATTTCTGCGGGAAGGGAGACCATTACATAGACAGGATTGCAGATATGAGACGGATGTATGCAATTAATATGTCCCAACCTGAATGGAATAAGATGGATATCATCTATCGCCATACAATAGAAAAAGATATACAGATTATAGGTTTAAACCCAAAGGAAACCACAAGAGCCAGTAGCGCGGGAATTGATTTAAAAGGTAATGTATACAGCGGCGTTGCACTCTCGGCATGGCAGAAAGAATAATTGTCTGTATGCGATTCACTGCATGAAAAAGGAACTGCATCTGCGGTTCCTTTTTCATATATGTATTTTAAACATATTTGGGATGAAAATTGAATTGTTATTGATGCGTGCACTATATATACTGTCAATTAGAAGGATTCGTTATTCAGGAAGGAGAAGAGAAAATATGAAGAAGAAATTGGCAGTTATCATGGTTCTGGCGCTTACTGCAGGAACCCTTGGCGGGTGCGGAGGAGGTTCCGCAGAATCAGGAAGCAGTGCGAAGGAAAAGTCCACAGCGGAGGAATCCCAGTCCTCTTCGGGGGACAGTGGGGATGAAGATAAAACAACGCTGGTTTTATGGACAAGAGACCGTGCGGATGCAAGCTTTATCCAGCCCTACATAGACAAATATAATGAAACAAACGAAGATGGAATCTATGTTGATTATCAGATGTATACGGATAATTTCGAGCAGGCCCTTGATATGGCATATGCTACCGACAGTGGTCCGGATCTGGTGGGTGTATCCGGGATGACAGATATTTTTACAAAGTATGTAAATCAGGGACAATATGTGGACATTGACCAGTATATGACAAATGCGGAGAAGGAACGCTACGCCAGCTTAAAGACGGAAGGCATCACGGCCATGGATGGAAAGATGTATTATGTTCCTGTTTTTGGCAGTACAGGAAGGCTTTTTTATAATGAAAGTATTTTTGAAAAATGCGGAATAAAGGAACCGCCTAAAACGATGAAGGAAATGACAGAGGATGCGAAAATCATAACCGATAAGCTGTCCGGAGAAGGCGTATATGGTTTTGCGATGAACTTAAAGAGCCCGTCCTCAGCGCTTATGCGTTCTGTGGATTTCATTGTGGAACGTTCGGGTGGCCCAAAACAGGGGTATGATTTTGCCACAGGAAAATATGATTTTTCCATGTATAAAGAGGTTATGGAAGAATTCAAAACCATATTTACGACTGGAATTGCATTTCCGGGATGCGAGTCTCTGGATATAGATCCACTCAGGACCCAGTTTGCAGCAGGTAAGATTGGGATGTATATTTCCTGGTCCCATGCAGATCCCGGCGTGTATGCAAACCAGTTCCCGACAGAAGAAAAATGGAACGTTGCACAGCTTCCTACGATAGATGGAACTGCTTTCTCCCAGTCCATTCAGCCGTATAAAGGATATATGATTACAAAAACCTGTAAAAATCCCGAAAAAGCCTGGATTGCATGCAGAGATTTATTTTATTCGGATGCGTTTGTAAAAGCATTCCATGAAGCAGGACTTGGATGTGTAGTGGTGGATGATTTAAAAGACCAGGTTTCAGTGCCTGAAATTTTAAAAGGAAAGGAAGAAGGCTTATTGGGTGCTGATGATAAATTCTGGCCGGCAACACCGCAGGAATTGAACAGTCAGGCGGTCGTGGTGGAAGGAAATGATCAGTATGCCACATTTGCAGCCATGATGCTTGGAGCAGAGGATATTGACAGTGGACTTCAAGGGTTAACACAACGGTACAATGCAGCACTTGAAAAGGGAATTTCAAATGGTACAGGAAAAGAGTTGATCATTGATAATTGGGATCCGGCAAATCCCGGCAAATGACGAAGGAATTTTGAGATATTATAAAAAGGGGATGGGAAAGATGAAGAGAAGAAAAGGAAAATACAGGAGGGGATGGAAAGAAAATATCCAGATTTACGGAATGCTAGCTCCGAATTTTATCCTGTTCTTATTATTGGCTGTATACCCGATTTTATGGGTATTCCGATTCATGTTTTATTCCTATGGAGGACTGGGAAGCGGGGAGCCTGTTTTCGTAGGACTTGATAATTTTAAAAGGCTTTTTACAAATGATCCCATATTCTGGAAGTCTGTAGTAAATACCTTTATCTATGCGGCGGGAAAGATTGGACTGGTTATTCCCATGGCTTTTTTCGCCGCGATGATGCTGAACAGAAAGAATCTAAGGGGGGCAGGATTCTTAAGAGCAACTTTGTTCCTGCCTACCATCATGAGCTCCGCTGTTATGGCTCTGATATTTTATCTGTTGTTTAATGTATATAATGGAGAGGTAAATAAATATCTGTCTCTTCTGGGAATTACAAAAACACCGGTTAACTGGCTTGGCGAAGAACATGCCATGCTTACAGTTATCATTATCGGAATCTGGGGTGGTCTTGGAAATTATATGATTTATTTTCTGGCAGGACTTCAGGGGATTCCAGAGGATGTTTATGAGAGTGCTGAGTTGGATGGTGTAAACTGGTGGCAGAGAACCTGGTATATAACGCTGCCTATGCTTGGTCCTGTATTGAAGATGATACTGATGATTTCCATCGTACTTGCATTTCAGGATATGAGTCATATTATGGTTTTGACAGAGGGCGGACCCGTAAATGCCACGATGGTCATGTTCTTATATGCTTACCAGTTCTTCTTCCCGATTGCTCCGGGCTCCATGGTGGTCACCCAGTTCGGATACGGTGCGGCTGTCAGTGTAGTAGCTGCAGGTATCGTAGGTATTGTCACCCTTCTCTATCTGGCGGCTGCGAGAAAACTGGATAAACTTTACGATTGATCATGTAAAAAGCAGGTGAGAAAATGAAAAAAATATCGTATAATATTGGAAAGATTCTAATTTGGATCGTAATTGCCGTACTGATTCTATTTTCTGTCTATCCAGTGGTGTATGCACTGCTTGGCTCGTTAAAAACGAATGCGGAATTGACATTGGGCTCCGGTATATTGCCCGAAGGCTTCCAGTGGGGAAATTATAAAAAGGCATTTATTGATTCCAATTTTTTGGAGTATGGAAAAAACAGTTTAATTATCAGCCTTGCAACTATGGCATTGGCTGTTGTTACGACCTCGTTATCCGGCTATATTCTGGCAAGGTTTGATTTTGCCGGAAAAAAACTGATGACAGCGGCGTATACCGCCATGATGTTTGTAACCATTGGCTCTGTTGCGCTGTACCCTATTACACAGTTGCTGGCGAAGGTTCACCTTCAGAAATCCATGCTTGCACTTGTACTTGTTTTGACAGGTGCACAGATAACAAATGTTTTTCTGGTTCAGGGCTTTGTAAGTGGGATTCCTGTGGAACTGGATGAAGCGGCGAAGATTGACGGATGCAGCATTTTCCGGATCTGGTGGCAGATCATCATACCTCTGATCCGCCCTATCTTAGGAGTCATTGCACTGTTTACTTTTCGGAATACATGGAATGATTATATAACAACTTTGGTTATGACAATGTCTAATAAGAGATTAACAACGCTTACGGTAGCGGTGGTACAATTGAAATACAGCGTCTTTGCAGCAGCGGAGTGGCATATTATGCTGGCAGGAGCTTCTCTCGCTATCATACCTGTGCTGATACTCTATGTATTTACAAACAAACAGTTTATTGCAGGACTCACCGCGGGATCAGTGAAGGGGTAGGGTATCAACTTGAAATATCTGAAAAAAATGTCAATCAGAAACAGAATTATATTCTTAAGCATAGCTCTGGCTGTGTCAGTTTCGGGGATATATTCTGTCTCTTATTACAGGAGTATGGCGCATGATCTGGATGAAAGACTTATGAACCAGGCAGAAGCCATCTCCTTTCAGGTAAGTTCTTATATGGAAGAGAGGCTGGAAACGCTTATTACCAGTGTGTATACCATGGTGAGCAGTCCTATGTATACGACAACGCTCCAAAACTACCTTCTGGGAGAAACGGATTATCAGTATGCATTGACATTGACACGCATCAACGAGCTGATTGCAGAAAGCAAGATGCGGGAGCCATTCATTCATTCTATATACATACACACGCCAAAAGGGGATTTTTATGATCTCTCTTATTTCCAAAAAACAGATTTTGAATTTACAGAATCAAGGCTGTATCAGGAATATCAGACAGATGGGGGACCCAAATTATACAGAGGTGCAAAGGGCGGAAGTGAAATATATGCTGTAAATGATGAAGTGATTCCCCTTGTGCTCACCATAAACATTTCCGGATATAGCGGAGCCATCTATGTGGTAATCTATATCGACAGTAAAGAGATGAACCAATACCTCTCCAGGAG
The window above is part of the Novisyntrophococcus fermenticellae genome. Proteins encoded here:
- a CDS encoding carbohydrate ABC transporter permease, with the translated sequence MKKISYNIGKILIWIVIAVLILFSVYPVVYALLGSLKTNAELTLGSGILPEGFQWGNYKKAFIDSNFLEYGKNSLIISLATMALAVVTTSLSGYILARFDFAGKKLMTAAYTAMMFVTIGSVALYPITQLLAKVHLQKSMLALVLVLTGAQITNVFLVQGFVSGIPVELDEAAKIDGCSIFRIWWQIIIPLIRPILGVIALFTFRNTWNDYITTLVMTMSNKRLTTLTVAVVQLKYSVFAAAEWHIMLAGASLAIIPVLILYVFTNKQFIAGLTAGSVKG
- a CDS encoding carbohydrate ABC transporter permease, whose translation is MKRRKGKYRRGWKENIQIYGMLAPNFILFLLLAVYPILWVFRFMFYSYGGLGSGEPVFVGLDNFKRLFTNDPIFWKSVVNTFIYAAGKIGLVIPMAFFAAMMLNRKNLRGAGFLRATLFLPTIMSSAVMALIFYLLFNVYNGEVNKYLSLLGITKTPVNWLGEEHAMLTVIIIGIWGGLGNYMIYFLAGLQGIPEDVYESAELDGVNWWQRTWYITLPMLGPVLKMILMISIVLAFQDMSHIMVLTEGGPVNATMVMFLYAYQFFFPIAPGSMVVTQFGYGAAVSVVAAGIVGIVTLLYLAAARKLDKLYD
- a CDS encoding ABC transporter substrate-binding protein, which codes for MKKKLAVIMVLALTAGTLGGCGGGSAESGSSAKEKSTAEESQSSSGDSGDEDKTTLVLWTRDRADASFIQPYIDKYNETNEDGIYVDYQMYTDNFEQALDMAYATDSGPDLVGVSGMTDIFTKYVNQGQYVDIDQYMTNAEKERYASLKTEGITAMDGKMYYVPVFGSTGRLFYNESIFEKCGIKEPPKTMKEMTEDAKIITDKLSGEGVYGFAMNLKSPSSALMRSVDFIVERSGGPKQGYDFATGKYDFSMYKEVMEEFKTIFTTGIAFPGCESLDIDPLRTQFAAGKIGMYISWSHADPGVYANQFPTEEKWNVAQLPTIDGTAFSQSIQPYKGYMITKTCKNPEKAWIACRDLFYSDAFVKAFHEAGLGCVVVDDLKDQVSVPEILKGKEEGLLGADDKFWPATPQELNSQAVVVEGNDQYATFAAMMLGAEDIDSGLQGLTQRYNAALEKGISNGTGKELIIDNWDPANPGK